The Falco naumanni isolate bFalNau1 chromosome 1, bFalNau1.pat, whole genome shotgun sequence genome window below encodes:
- the ALDH2 gene encoding aldehyde dehydrogenase, mitochondrial, with translation MLRTAVHCSRLWRGPVRLGAPFSAAASPIPAPNTAPDIACNKIFINNEWHDAVSKKTFPSINPATGEVICQVAEGDKADVDKAIKAAKAAFQLGSPWRRMDASHRGKLLNRLADLIERDRAYLAALETLDNGKPYSVAYLVDLDMVIKCLRYYAGWSDKFHGKTIPIDGDFFCYTRHEPVGVCGQIIPWNFPLLMQAWKLGPALATGNVIVMKVAEQTPLSALYVANLIKEAGFPPGVVNIIPGYGPTAGAAISSHMDVDKVAFTGSTEVGHLIQKAAAESNLKRVTLELGGKSPNIIMSDADMDWAVDQAHFALFFNQGQCCCAGSRTYVQEDIYHEFVERSVEKAKARVVGNPFDFKTEQGPQVDEEQFKKILGYISAGKREGAKLLCGGNPAADRGYFIQPTVFGDVQDNMTIAREEIFGPVMQILKFKTIEEVIERANDSKYGLAAAVFTKDLDKANYVSQGLRAGTVWINCYDVFGAQAPFGGYKASGNGRELGEYGLEAYVEVKNVTIKVPQKNS, from the exons ATGTTGCGGACGGCCGTTCACTGCTCCCGGCTCTGGCGCGGCCCGGTTCGGCTCGGTGCGCCGTTCtcggccgccgcctcccccaTCCCGGCGCCCAACACGGCGCCCGACATCGCCTGCAACAAg ATTTTCATAAATAACGAATGGCACGATGCAGTCAGTAAGAAAACCTTCCCTTCCATCAATCCAGCAACGGGAGAAGTTATCTGCCAGGTTGCTGAGGGCGATAAG GCAGATGTGGACAAGGCCATTAAGGCAGccaaagcagctttccagctgggctCGCCTTGGAGGAGGATGGATGCTTCTCATCGGGGAAAGCTGCTGAATCGTCTTGCTGACCTGATCGAGAGGGACCGGGCTTACCTGGCG GCACTGGAAACTCTGGATAATGGCAAACCCTACTCAGTCGCCTACCTGGTGGATTTGGACATGGTCATCAAATGTCTGAG ATACTATGCAGGCTGGTCAGATAAATTCCATGGCAAAACCATCCCGATAGATGGAGACTTCTTCTGTTATACAAGACATGAGCCAGTGGGAGTCTGTGGTCAGATAATTCCG TGGAACTTCCCGCTGTTGATGCAAGCATGGAAACTTGGGCCTGCCCTGGCTACTGGGAATGTGATTGTGATGAAAGTGGCAGAGCAAACCCCGCTGAGTGCTCTCTACGTAGCTAATTTGATCAAAGAG GCTGGATTCCCACCAGGTGTGGTAAACATCATCCCTGGCTACGGGCCCACTGCAGGGGCTGCCATCTCTTCCCACATGGACGTAGATAAAGTGGCATTCACCGGCTCCACGGAG GTTGGGCATTTGATCCagaaggctgcagcagagagTAACTTAAAGAGGGTGACACTGGAGCTTGGAGGAAAGAGTCCAAATATAATCATGTCTGATGCAGACA TGGACTGGGCTGTGGATCAAGCCCATTTTGCCCTCTTCTTCAACCAAGgacagtgctgctgtgctggctcccGAACATATGTCCAGGAAGATATATATCATGAGTTTGTGGAAAGGAGTGTTGAGAAGGCCAAGGCCAGGGTGGTTGGAAACCCATTTGACTTTAAAACTGAACAGGGGCCTCAG GTAGATGAGGAGCAGTTTAAGAAGATCCTCGGTTACATTAGTGCCGGGAAGCGTGAAGGAGCCAAACTGCTGTGTGGCGGCAACCCTGCTGCAGACAGAGGCTATTTCATCCAGCCAACTGTCTTTGGTGATGTGCAGGACAACATGACGATTGCCAGAGAGGAG ATATTTGGGCCGGTCATGCAGATTCTGAAGTTCAAAACAATTGAGGAAGTCATTGAGAGAGCAAATGACTCCAAGTATGGCCTAGCAGCAGCAGTCTTTACAAAGGATCTTGACAAAGCAAACTATGTGTCACAGGGCCTGCGAGCTGGAACAGTTTG GATAAACTGCTATGATGTGTTTGGTGCCCAAGCCCCATTTGGTGGCTACAAAGCTTCTGGGAATGGGCGAGAGCTGGGAGAATATGGTCTGGAGGCATATGTAGAGGTGAAAAAC GTGACAATCAAAGTTCCACAGAAAAACTCTTAA